The following proteins are co-located in the Gordonia polyisoprenivorans genome:
- a CDS encoding enoyl-CoA hydratase/isomerase family protein, with amino-acid sequence MSRYEYLLTSIEDGVGIMTLNHPEKRNALGWELHHEIIAALEEWAYDDEVAAVLIIGTEEYFCAGWALDVLQDTKDSDRTRFTDLALRLMVAIYDYRKPTIAAAAGVCPGYGMDVANMCDITIASANASFGSTQVKYAMNGFYHGMLGKMNTQRARRMLFTGDPISAEEAVRVGLVDEVVEVGTLRESALALAKQIAENGAELTSVLKEVALRAQNMDHVGATAYELRVTHDLVQRGLFAKRIATGLERLKSGRSRATERTAL; translated from the coding sequence ATGTCGAGATATGAGTACCTGTTGACCTCGATCGAGGACGGCGTCGGCATCATGACGCTGAACCATCCCGAGAAGCGCAACGCGTTGGGATGGGAACTACATCACGAGATCATCGCGGCGCTCGAGGAATGGGCCTACGACGACGAGGTGGCGGCGGTTCTGATCATCGGTACCGAGGAGTACTTCTGCGCGGGCTGGGCGCTCGATGTCCTGCAGGACACGAAGGACTCCGATCGCACCAGGTTCACGGATCTGGCGTTGCGTTTGATGGTGGCGATCTATGACTATCGAAAGCCCACGATCGCCGCCGCCGCCGGGGTCTGCCCGGGCTACGGCATGGATGTTGCCAACATGTGCGACATCACCATCGCTTCGGCAAATGCCTCATTTGGTTCCACCCAGGTCAAGTACGCGATGAACGGCTTTTACCACGGCATGCTGGGCAAGATGAACACGCAGCGGGCCCGTCGTATGTTGTTCACCGGCGACCCGATCTCGGCGGAGGAGGCGGTGCGGGTCGGACTCGTCGACGAGGTGGTCGAGGTGGGCACGCTCCGGGAAAGCGCTCTCGCGCTGGCGAAACAGATCGCCGAGAACGGTGCGGAACTGACCTCGGTGTTGAAAGAGGTCGCCTTGCGAGCACAGAACATGGATCACGTCGGTGCGACCGCCTACGAATTGCGGGTCACCCATGATCTGGTGCAGCGCGGCCTGTTCGCCAAGCGGATCGCGACCGGGCTCGAGCGGCTGAAGTCGGGTCGGAGCAGGGCGACCGAGCGGACCGCGCTGTGA
- a CDS encoding acyl-CoA dehydrogenase family protein: protein MTTHTRPHSSDHRIFDADHDDFRNTVSAFIGRVVEPDFDRWEADKRVDRRFFEEAGAAGLLLFPTPERFGGAGIDDFRFNAVVDEEFARSGFGSAGLGLALQNDVVGPYLLDLTTDEQKQRWLPGLTDGSLIGAIAMTEPGTGSDLSGIRTRAVRDGDHYVINGSKTFISNGQNCDLVVVAARTSDDTHKGLTLVVVEDGTPGFEKGRNLDKLGLHGQDTSELAFTDVRVPITNRLGDEGEGFYQLMRNLPQERLSLAVTAVAAAEGTLTRTIDYVKDRKAFGQSIGSFQNSRFLLAELETEVDIARVFVDHCVQLHVRKELSPVQAAKAKWWTTELQMRVADRCLQLHGGYGYMKEYPVSRAFVDARIQTIYGGTTEIMKEIIGRSIGL from the coding sequence ATGACCACCCACACCCGCCCACACTCGTCAGACCACCGAATCTTCGACGCCGACCACGATGACTTCCGAAACACGGTTTCGGCATTCATCGGTCGAGTCGTGGAGCCGGATTTCGACCGGTGGGAGGCCGACAAGCGCGTCGATCGCCGGTTCTTCGAGGAGGCCGGTGCGGCCGGTCTGCTGTTGTTCCCCACCCCCGAACGGTTCGGCGGGGCCGGTATCGACGATTTCCGCTTCAATGCGGTCGTCGACGAGGAGTTCGCCAGGTCCGGCTTCGGCTCGGCGGGGCTCGGCCTGGCCTTGCAGAACGACGTCGTGGGACCGTACCTGCTCGATCTGACCACTGACGAGCAGAAGCAACGGTGGCTTCCCGGTCTCACCGACGGATCACTCATCGGCGCCATCGCGATGACCGAACCGGGCACGGGCAGCGACCTGTCGGGCATCCGGACCCGAGCGGTGCGCGACGGAGACCATTATGTGATCAACGGCTCCAAGACATTCATCTCGAACGGGCAGAACTGCGATCTCGTCGTTGTCGCCGCGCGTACTTCCGATGACACACACAAAGGCCTGACATTGGTTGTGGTGGAAGATGGCACACCCGGCTTCGAGAAAGGCCGCAACCTCGACAAGCTCGGCCTGCACGGGCAGGACACCAGCGAACTGGCCTTCACCGACGTCCGGGTCCCGATCACCAATCGGCTCGGCGACGAGGGCGAGGGCTTCTACCAACTCATGCGCAACCTTCCCCAGGAGCGGCTGTCGCTGGCGGTGACCGCGGTTGCCGCGGCCGAGGGGACACTCACCCGGACCATCGACTATGTCAAGGATCGCAAGGCCTTCGGCCAATCGATCGGGTCCTTCCAGAACAGCCGTTTCCTCCTCGCCGAACTCGAGACCGAGGTCGACATCGCCCGGGTGTTCGTCGATCACTGTGTACAACTGCATGTCCGCAAGGAGCTTTCGCCGGTGCAGGCGGCAAAGGCCAAGTGGTGGACCACCGAACTGCAGATGCGCGTCGCCGATCGGTGCCTACAACTGCACGGCGGGTACGGATACATGAAGGAGTATCCGGTCAGTCGTGCGTTTGTCGATGCCCGCATCCAGACGATCTACGGCGGCACCACCGAGATCATGAAGGAGATCATCGGTCGCTCGATCGGCCTGTGA
- a CDS encoding TetR/AcrR family transcriptional regulator: MAARTREPARTPGRERQRETTIRRATEAAETLLADGVPFAEISVEQVISRAGIARSTFYTHFDDLGHLLRELGDGVVTELIVAARKWMDLDADITHDKLRDALDGVVKVYRHRQKLLGALAEASTSDPAVRDEFHRLLSAGHVELAKHITRGQDAGTVRRDIDAEPTAGWIVWMVERGLYQQIRVAKPRMVTRHVDALTEIIWRALYEIG, translated from the coding sequence ATGGCAGCACGAACACGCGAGCCGGCGCGCACCCCGGGACGCGAACGTCAGCGGGAGACCACGATCCGCCGTGCCACCGAAGCGGCCGAGACGCTACTTGCCGACGGTGTGCCGTTCGCCGAGATCAGTGTCGAACAAGTCATCTCACGAGCCGGGATTGCGCGCTCGACGTTCTACACACACTTCGACGATCTCGGCCACCTGCTGCGCGAACTCGGCGACGGTGTGGTCACCGAGCTGATCGTCGCCGCACGCAAATGGATGGATCTCGACGCCGACATCACCCACGATAAGCTGCGCGACGCGCTAGACGGCGTGGTCAAGGTCTACCGACACCGGCAAAAGCTCCTGGGGGCTCTGGCCGAGGCCTCCACCTCCGATCCGGCGGTGCGTGACGAGTTCCACCGGCTCCTGTCCGCCGGTCACGTCGAGCTGGCCAAACACATCACCAGGGGGCAGGACGCGGGTACCGTTCGCCGCGACATCGATGCGGAGCCGACCGCCGGGTGGATCGTGTGGATGGTCGAACGAGGTCTGTATCAACAGATTCGGGTCGCGAAACCACGAATGGTCACACGTCATGTCGACGCGCTGACCGAGATCATCTGGCGGGCGTTGTACGAGATCGGATGA
- a CDS encoding AMP-dependent synthetase/ligase — MSQSTDTRTPQAAPGVAAATIPAAFQATVADRGDRLALYDFGTEKSLSWNDYARIVAEVAAGLADLGVGRGDTVAIMLPNCPEFHIIDMATLHLGATPFSIYLTSAPEQISYLFGNAENTVLVTESRFLSAIGAAAAPRLAHVVVVDSVDGNDAVGAARVSTLDELRSRRPDGFDFESTWGAVRSDDVATLIYTSGTTGDPKGVELTHANLMFVMHTCNLRFPFAVEGAAISYLPTAHAADRVFSHYLATATGWPITTVANASSVFAAVAETHPSWFLGVPRIWEKLRASLLAKFDALPDGSRATTLAAVDAAIEKVRIEQRHEEVPGDLADRVAEADAEILAPLRTQLGFDRVALLMTGAAPIAPAVHEFFLALGLPLQEGFGMSETGALGFTNLPTDIRIGKVGIAQPGTEAKLADDGELLLRGPHVMKGYRKTPEKTAEAIDAHGWLHTGDIAVIDDDGWVSIVDRKKELIINAAGKNMSPANIEGTLKSASPLIGQACVIGDRRPYNVALLVLDPDSARTFATQRGRADAALSDLVDDPELKQLIAEAVEQANARLSRVEQIKAYRLLDAEWLPDSEELTPTMKLKRRGVASKYEGLIERIYEQSARP, encoded by the coding sequence ATGTCCCAGAGCACCGACACCCGTACTCCACAGGCCGCACCCGGAGTTGCCGCCGCCACGATCCCGGCGGCATTCCAGGCCACCGTCGCCGACCGCGGCGACCGGCTCGCACTGTATGACTTCGGCACCGAGAAGTCGTTGTCGTGGAACGACTACGCGAGGATCGTGGCAGAGGTGGCCGCCGGGTTGGCCGATCTCGGCGTCGGGCGGGGCGACACCGTGGCGATCATGCTGCCCAACTGTCCGGAGTTCCACATCATCGACATGGCGACCCTGCATCTGGGTGCGACGCCGTTCTCGATCTACCTGACCTCGGCGCCCGAGCAGATCAGTTATCTGTTCGGCAACGCCGAGAACACGGTGCTGGTGACCGAATCCCGCTTCCTCTCGGCGATCGGAGCGGCGGCGGCTCCGCGACTGGCGCATGTGGTCGTCGTCGATTCCGTCGACGGCAACGATGCGGTGGGCGCGGCCCGGGTGAGCACCCTTGACGAGCTCCGGAGCCGCCGGCCGGACGGATTCGATTTCGAATCAACGTGGGGCGCAGTCCGGTCCGACGATGTCGCCACGCTCATCTACACCTCGGGGACGACCGGCGACCCCAAGGGCGTGGAGCTCACGCACGCCAATCTCATGTTCGTCATGCACACCTGTAATCTGCGTTTCCCCTTCGCCGTCGAGGGTGCAGCGATCTCCTACCTGCCGACCGCACACGCAGCAGACCGGGTGTTCTCGCACTACCTGGCAACGGCTACCGGATGGCCGATCACGACAGTCGCGAACGCGTCGTCGGTGTTCGCCGCGGTCGCCGAGACCCATCCGTCGTGGTTTCTCGGCGTCCCCCGGATCTGGGAGAAGCTGCGCGCCTCGCTCCTCGCGAAATTCGATGCCCTGCCGGATGGTTCACGGGCGACCACCCTCGCCGCGGTGGACGCCGCCATCGAGAAGGTTCGGATCGAGCAGCGACACGAGGAGGTGCCGGGTGATCTCGCCGACCGGGTTGCCGAGGCCGATGCCGAGATCCTCGCACCGTTGCGGACCCAGCTGGGTTTCGATCGCGTCGCGCTCCTCATGACCGGTGCGGCGCCGATTGCGCCCGCGGTGCACGAATTCTTTCTCGCACTCGGTCTTCCGCTCCAAGAGGGCTTCGGCATGTCGGAGACCGGCGCTCTGGGCTTCACCAACCTGCCCACCGACATCCGGATCGGGAAAGTCGGTATCGCGCAGCCGGGAACCGAGGCGAAACTCGCCGACGACGGCGAACTGTTGCTCCGCGGACCCCATGTCATGAAGGGCTACCGCAAGACTCCCGAGAAGACCGCCGAGGCCATCGACGCGCACGGCTGGCTGCACACCGGCGACATCGCCGTCATCGATGACGACGGATGGGTGAGCATCGTCGACCGCAAGAAGGAACTCATCATCAACGCGGCGGGAAAGAACATGTCGCCGGCCAACATCGAGGGGACCCTGAAGAGTGCGTCCCCGCTGATCGGGCAGGCCTGTGTCATCGGTGACCGCCGCCCCTACAACGTGGCGCTTCTGGTGCTCGACCCCGATTCGGCGCGGACCTTCGCCACCCAACGTGGCCGTGCCGATGCCGCATTGTCGGACCTGGTCGACGATCCGGAGCTCAAGCAGCTCATCGCCGAGGCCGTGGAGCAGGCGAACGCGCGACTCTCGCGTGTCGAACAGATCAAGGCCTACCGTCTCCTCGACGCCGAGTGGTTGCCCGACTCCGAGGAACTCACCCCGACGATGAAGCTCAAGCGACGCGGTGTCGCAAGCAAGTACGAGGGACTGATCGAGAGAATCTACGAGCAGTCGGCACGGCCGTGA
- a CDS encoding flavin-containing monooxygenase — translation MVARMVQSRPQSKKLRSGHQPSGAFTPTPDFTDAELTDALAEANLPILLGSLALLTDDDRWISEPYLPTAPRDLGDHDSGGFDDECAARIRTEAAEVLIAWRDGTLQPPADLPEPERLSAALSVMLHDSIPADYGRLLGEEMGIYARHSEPQSTPRSGFRVLIIGAGISGLAMAVRLAQAGIAYTVVDKNPDVGGTWHENFYPGCGVDTPSYLYALSFDPKPDWSSYFAPQSELADYWRTLAQRHGVLANTRLSTLVHEAQFDEATSKWEVSIGPADVDEATETLVADVVISAVGLLNQPSIPDLPGLSDFGGPTLHTARWDRSIDLAGKRVAVIGTGASAMQFVPASAEVAQEVRVFQRTAQWAIPHPLKGADVSAAVHFLNEHVPYYLAWYRARLFWRMGDKVWGLLQVDPEFPHLGRAINKGNDRLRAQLTAYIEHELAEHPDVLARSVPDYPPYGKRLLIDAGWFRSLTRDDVVLVTDGIEKITETGVRTVDGTDHEADILVLATGFKAVDVLASLTVRGRGGHTLREVWGEGDGRAFLGISVPGFPNFFCLYGPNTNTGHGGTVIAGTEMQVQHVTALISSMIDDDLATIEVRQESHDSYNEELDDALAHTVWDFGGTTTYYRNARGRIVTNSPWRYVDYWDRVHEPEPSDFIVTPRNGSAAEHATESTTVTSPQ, via the coding sequence ATGGTCGCACGTATGGTGCAGTCCAGACCCCAATCGAAGAAACTCCGCTCCGGACATCAGCCGTCGGGCGCGTTCACCCCGACGCCCGATTTCACCGACGCGGAACTGACCGATGCCCTCGCCGAGGCGAATCTGCCGATCCTGCTCGGCTCGCTCGCCCTGCTCACCGACGACGACCGCTGGATCTCGGAGCCGTATCTCCCCACCGCCCCGAGGGACCTCGGCGATCACGATTCGGGCGGGTTCGACGACGAGTGCGCAGCGCGGATACGCACGGAAGCGGCCGAGGTGCTCATCGCCTGGCGGGACGGAACGTTGCAACCGCCGGCCGATCTGCCGGAACCCGAGCGACTTTCGGCCGCCCTGTCGGTGATGCTGCACGATTCGATCCCCGCGGATTACGGTCGTCTGCTCGGTGAGGAGATGGGAATCTATGCCCGTCACAGCGAACCGCAGTCGACGCCTCGGTCGGGCTTCCGGGTCCTGATCATCGGCGCCGGCATCTCGGGGTTGGCGATGGCAGTGCGTCTGGCGCAGGCCGGTATCGCCTACACCGTCGTCGACAAGAACCCCGACGTCGGCGGCACGTGGCACGAGAACTTCTATCCGGGGTGCGGGGTCGACACCCCGAGCTACCTCTATGCCCTGTCGTTCGATCCCAAGCCGGACTGGTCGAGTTACTTCGCACCGCAAAGCGAGCTCGCCGACTACTGGCGCACCCTGGCGCAGCGTCACGGCGTCCTGGCCAACACTCGGCTGAGCACGCTCGTCCACGAGGCGCAGTTCGACGAGGCCACCTCGAAGTGGGAGGTCAGCATCGGACCGGCCGACGTCGATGAGGCGACGGAGACACTCGTCGCCGACGTCGTCATCAGCGCCGTCGGGCTCCTCAACCAGCCGAGCATCCCCGATCTACCCGGACTCTCCGATTTCGGCGGTCCGACCCTGCACACCGCCCGTTGGGATCGCTCGATCGATCTCGCGGGCAAACGGGTCGCCGTCATCGGAACCGGCGCAAGCGCCATGCAATTCGTGCCCGCAAGCGCGGAGGTGGCGCAGGAGGTCCGCGTCTTCCAACGGACCGCGCAGTGGGCGATTCCACATCCTCTCAAGGGTGCCGATGTGTCGGCCGCCGTGCACTTCCTCAATGAGCACGTGCCCTACTACCTGGCCTGGTATCGCGCCCGGCTGTTCTGGCGCATGGGTGACAAGGTGTGGGGTCTACTGCAGGTGGATCCCGAGTTCCCGCATCTCGGTCGGGCCATCAACAAGGGAAACGACCGGCTTCGCGCGCAACTCACCGCCTACATCGAGCACGAGCTCGCCGAGCACCCGGACGTGCTGGCCCGCAGCGTGCCCGACTATCCGCCGTACGGAAAACGCCTGCTGATCGATGCCGGCTGGTTCCGATCACTGACCCGCGACGACGTCGTACTCGTCACCGACGGCATCGAGAAGATCACCGAGACCGGCGTCCGAACGGTCGACGGCACCGATCACGAGGCCGACATCCTGGTGCTGGCAACAGGTTTCAAGGCGGTCGACGTCCTCGCGTCACTCACCGTGCGAGGCCGAGGCGGGCACACACTCCGAGAGGTGTGGGGCGAGGGCGACGGCCGCGCCTTTCTGGGCATCTCGGTTCCCGGGTTCCCCAACTTCTTCTGCCTGTACGGCCCGAACACCAACACCGGGCACGGCGGCACAGTGATCGCGGGCACCGAGATGCAGGTACAACACGTCACCGCGTTGATCAGCTCGATGATCGATGACGACCTCGCCACCATCGAGGTGCGCCAGGAATCCCACGACTCCTACAACGAGGAGCTCGACGACGCACTCGCGCACACGGTGTGGGACTTCGGCGGTACCACCACCTATTACCGCAATGCCCGCGGGCGGATCGTGACGAACAGCCCGTGGCGCTACGTCGACTACTGGGATCGCGTCCACGAACCGGAGCCATCGGATTTCATCGTCACCCCCCGCAACGGATCGGCGGCAGAGCATGCCACCGAATCGACAACGGTCACCTCGCCCCAATAG
- a CDS encoding alpha/beta fold hydrolase encodes MGQTRPTTMLSRRRTAVRERRLVVGSHRTRVLESDGDGPLLLLLHGFADSADTWRDLLEVLGSRGIRAAAVDLPGFGRASGISRDGRLLEIYDDFVAAVLAALRGPDDPPAIVVGNSMGATVAVRAATARDDVAAAVALAPAGLGFRPALHHASDAIDHLLPMLRVAYRVPYPAVAVQGAIAVYYRVRLAHGARNAWRFGSHFRGMGEFRRVGVLGRRLMAEIQQGVWSVDDFRRPITLVWGSADPVCDVRGADAFIEAVPGTRLVMIPGAGHLPQIDAPERVADILAEVAAASDLAAPGSQPMDRKGNRR; translated from the coding sequence ATGGGGCAGACCCGCCCGACAACCATGCTTTCCCGACGACGGACCGCGGTGCGCGAGCGTCGGCTCGTCGTCGGTTCGCATCGCACGAGGGTGTTGGAGTCCGACGGCGACGGACCGCTGTTGCTGTTGTTGCACGGCTTCGCCGACAGTGCCGACACCTGGCGAGATCTGTTGGAAGTATTGGGCTCTCGCGGAATCCGTGCGGCCGCGGTGGACCTTCCGGGATTCGGTCGGGCCTCGGGGATCTCCCGGGACGGACGTCTGCTGGAGATCTACGACGACTTCGTCGCCGCGGTGCTCGCCGCTCTGCGCGGTCCCGACGACCCACCGGCGATCGTCGTCGGCAACTCGATGGGCGCCACCGTCGCGGTGCGCGCGGCCACGGCGCGCGACGACGTCGCCGCCGCGGTGGCGCTCGCGCCCGCCGGGCTCGGGTTCCGGCCCGCGCTGCACCACGCCAGTGACGCGATCGACCATCTGCTGCCGATGCTTCGGGTCGCCTATCGGGTTCCCTATCCCGCGGTGGCCGTCCAGGGGGCGATCGCCGTCTACTACCGTGTCCGCCTTGCGCACGGCGCGCGCAATGCGTGGCGCTTCGGCTCACACTTCCGCGGCATGGGGGAGTTCCGTCGCGTCGGCGTACTGGGCCGGCGACTCATGGCCGAGATACAGCAGGGAGTGTGGTCCGTCGACGATTTCCGGCGGCCGATCACGCTCGTCTGGGGGTCGGCCGACCCGGTGTGCGACGTCCGTGGCGCGGACGCCTTCATCGAGGCCGTCCCCGGTACCCGGCTGGTGATGATTCCCGGTGCCGGCCACCTACCCCAGATCGACGCGCCGGAACGCGTCGCCGACATTCTCGCCGAGGTCGCAGCAGCGTCCGACCTCGCCGCTCCTGGCTCGCAACCGATGGATCGAAAGGGCAACCGACGGTGA
- a CDS encoding alpha/beta fold hydrolase yields MTNNDVTNNNTAKNDTASTDAADSPTDDGLGSRISQAVHTVANVVEYLRFGGLDTGEEPSPYDVMLRTPLVTLRRCFTAETRKSPDRDPVLLVPPLMLSADVWDVSPSTSAVAHLHNSGMDPWVVDFGDPAAEPNGLQRNVTDHVLAVSDAIDAVRRTTGRDVHIGGYSQGGLFCYQAAALRRTESIASIFALGSPMEPLSLPGLDLPEEVFSAISTLGIGVLSRTGLPGWASANLFSWTSPIATAKQRLQYLMALGDRDALLPRERQRRFLSNEGWIAFPGPAIAEVMESMTNDRFVRGGLVFDGRAVTMADITCPVLIFTGQYDAFAPPRAVRDVVKGLPHTEVWECTMPTGHFGLGVGSRANRETWPTVARWVGWIGGRNERPENLADAREVGLDEREPEGGGTVRQLLNAGTEGMLAAPGLARDVLGRATGTLAEVTTEAVNQVPRLLRLERVRGSTTVSYGALLAEAYERDPTAVCLLYRGRAHTRADVAREVDDLVLRLLWVGVRRGEYVGVLVDSGAVLLWTAAALSRIGAVAVLLRPGSDIAAELRIGRARRVLVDASHLDEVRKAGVRTHVIGGSGSSEKSGTAEKPSTAEKPSTAEKSSTAEDLDSIDTSAVRTPDWYRPNPGRGRDLGFVLFGDGPDGIRSIPVTNRRWALSAYGAASAAALTESDTVYSANALYHPSGLLLATAAPVAVGARVALTDSFDPQTFWSDVRHYGATVVPYTWSMLRLLLDQPPGPDEAYHPVRLFIGSGIPTTVWRDALERFAPAQILEMFVPVRTDAILANISGRKIGSIGRPLPGTARVELAAIDPDTGELRCDGEGYVRKAKRGDRGRLLVEVDRGHPHADDVPMRGVFDAHDAWVDTGEDFTVDAEGDFWPAGRSSDTITTPAGPLRPREVEDALARVPGVAAVAVITERRKVLAAIATKAGEVFDSGRARLVLEGVSDAAGRVEIVEVEAIPLTRWYRPDVPALRRLVTRAEQTV; encoded by the coding sequence GTGACGAACAACGATGTGACGAACAACAACACGGCGAAGAACGACACGGCGAGCACCGACGCGGCGGACTCCCCGACGGACGACGGTCTGGGCAGCCGCATCTCGCAGGCCGTCCACACGGTCGCCAACGTGGTGGAATACCTGCGTTTCGGCGGCCTCGACACCGGCGAGGAGCCCTCGCCCTACGACGTCATGCTGCGCACGCCGCTGGTGACGTTGCGTCGCTGTTTCACCGCCGAGACCCGCAAGTCGCCCGACCGTGATCCGGTGCTGCTCGTTCCGCCGCTGATGCTCAGTGCCGATGTATGGGATGTGTCACCGTCCACCAGTGCCGTTGCGCACCTGCATAATTCCGGTATGGACCCGTGGGTCGTCGACTTCGGCGACCCGGCAGCGGAGCCTAACGGATTGCAGCGCAACGTCACCGACCACGTCCTCGCGGTGTCCGACGCCATCGATGCCGTACGTCGAACCACCGGACGCGACGTGCACATCGGCGGCTACTCCCAGGGAGGACTCTTCTGCTACCAGGCAGCGGCGTTGCGCCGCACCGAATCGATCGCGAGTATCTTCGCGCTCGGCAGTCCGATGGAGCCGCTTTCGCTACCGGGACTCGACCTCCCGGAGGAGGTCTTCTCGGCGATCAGCACACTCGGCATCGGGGTGCTCTCGCGCACCGGCCTGCCCGGCTGGGCATCGGCGAATCTGTTCAGCTGGACCTCTCCGATCGCCACGGCCAAGCAACGCCTGCAGTACCTGATGGCACTCGGCGACCGCGACGCGTTGCTCCCACGAGAGCGTCAACGTCGCTTCCTCTCGAACGAGGGCTGGATCGCCTTCCCGGGGCCTGCCATCGCCGAGGTCATGGAGTCGATGACCAACGACCGGTTCGTGCGGGGCGGCCTGGTCTTCGACGGCCGCGCGGTCACCATGGCCGACATCACCTGCCCGGTCCTGATCTTCACTGGCCAGTACGATGCCTTCGCGCCGCCGCGCGCGGTCCGCGACGTCGTCAAGGGTTTGCCACACACCGAGGTCTGGGAATGCACCATGCCCACCGGGCACTTCGGCCTCGGAGTGGGATCCCGGGCCAATCGGGAGACCTGGCCGACCGTCGCACGGTGGGTGGGATGGATCGGTGGCCGCAACGAGCGGCCGGAGAACCTGGCGGACGCGCGGGAAGTGGGCCTCGACGAACGCGAACCCGAGGGCGGCGGCACGGTACGGCAGCTACTGAACGCGGGCACCGAGGGCATGCTCGCGGCGCCCGGCCTGGCACGAGATGTGCTGGGACGCGCCACCGGGACGCTCGCCGAGGTCACCACCGAAGCGGTCAATCAGGTGCCCAGATTGTTGCGGTTGGAACGGGTCCGCGGATCGACGACGGTGTCCTACGGTGCGCTGCTCGCCGAGGCGTACGAGCGCGACCCCACCGCGGTCTGCCTGCTCTACCGCGGCCGTGCCCACACCCGCGCCGACGTCGCACGCGAGGTCGACGACCTGGTCCTGCGGCTGTTGTGGGTCGGCGTCCGTCGGGGCGAGTACGTCGGGGTGCTCGTTGATTCGGGGGCCGTGCTGCTCTGGACCGCAGCAGCTCTGAGTCGCATCGGTGCGGTGGCCGTGCTCCTGCGACCGGGCAGCGACATCGCCGCCGAACTGCGCATCGGGCGCGCGCGCCGCGTGCTCGTCGACGCGAGTCATCTCGACGAGGTGCGCAAGGCCGGCGTACGGACACACGTGATCGGTGGTTCCGGCAGCTCAGAGAAGTCCGGCACCGCCGAGAAGCCCAGCACCGCCGAGAAGCCCAGCACCGCCGAGAAGTCGAGTACAGCAGAGGATCTCGACAGCATCGACACCTCCGCCGTGCGGACCCCGGACTGGTATCGGCCGAACCCGGGACGTGGTCGGGACCTGGGCTTCGTGCTCTTCGGTGACGGGCCCGACGGAATCCGGTCGATCCCGGTGACCAACCGGCGCTGGGCGCTGTCGGCGTATGGTGCCGCCTCGGCGGCCGCCCTCACCGAGTCCGACACGGTGTATTCGGCGAATGCGCTGTACCACCCATCGGGACTGCTGTTGGCCACGGCGGCGCCGGTCGCTGTGGGCGCGCGGGTGGCGCTGACCGATTCCTTTGACCCGCAGACCTTCTGGTCGGATGTGCGCCATTACGGTGCAACGGTCGTTCCGTACACGTGGAGCATGCTCCGGCTGTTGCTCGATCAACCGCCCGGTCCGGACGAGGCCTATCACCCGGTGCGGCTGTTCATCGGTTCCGGTATACCGACGACGGTCTGGCGCGACGCTCTCGAGCGATTCGCGCCCGCACAGATCCTCGAGATGTTCGTCCCGGTGCGCACCGACGCGATTCTGGCGAACATCTCCGGGCGCAAGATCGGCTCCATCGGTCGGCCACTGCCCGGCACCGCCCGGGTCGAGCTGGCAGCCATCGACCCCGATACCGGTGAATTGCGCTGTGATGGTGAGGGATACGTGCGCAAGGCCAAGCGAGGTGACCGAGGCAGGTTGCTCGTCGAGGTGGATCGCGGGCATCCGCACGCCGACGACGTGCCCATGCGCGGAGTCTTCGATGCCCATGACGCCTGGGTCGACACCGGTGAGGATTTCACCGTCGACGCCGAGGGTGACTTCTGGCCCGCGGGACGATCGTCGGACACGATCACCACCCCGGCCGGACCGTTGCGGCCCCGCGAGGTGGAGGACGCGCTGGCACGAGTGCCCGGCGTCGCAGCGGTCGCGGTGATCACGGAGCGGCGAAAAGTGCTGGCCGCCATCGCCACCAAGGCCGGCGAGGTCTTCGATTCAGGGAGAGCGCGGCTGGTGCTCGAGGGGGTCTCGGATGCTGCGGGGCGCGTCGAGATCGTCGAGGTCGAGGCGATACCACTGACCCGGTGGTATCGACCGGATGTGCCTGCACTCAGACGCCTCGTCACGCGCGCTGAACAGACTGTATAG